From the genome of Miscanthus floridulus cultivar M001 chromosome 10, ASM1932011v1, whole genome shotgun sequence, one region includes:
- the LOC136489235 gene encoding uncharacterized protein yields MGGDGSAAAPGVLMEGGGSDAVPHELMEGGGPVAVSHEVMEGSGPVVTPHEPMGEGSSVAVPHEPMEGSGPVAAPHEPTGEGGSVAAPHEPMEASGPVAAPSETRETSPPTSEQGTGLKRSHPHELEQGSRGSSPKCTRRPKATEFLRRGHPLGLEPKKSLALQAGRMTLPDVALVLGRSDADVATSLSGSAVPAVAPMPSVVVEQVATTMPS; encoded by the exons ATGGGAGGGGACGGATCCGCGGCCGCCCCCGgggtgctgatggaggggggtggctccgatgccgtgccccatgagctgatggaggggggcGGCCCTGTTGCCGTGTCCCACGAGGTAATGGAGGGGAGCGGCCCTGTCGTCACGCCCCATGAGCCAATGGGGGAGGGCAGCTCTGTTGCTGTGCCCCATGAGCcaatggaggggagcggcccTGTCGCCGCACCCCATGAGCCGACGGGGGAGGGTGGCTCTgttgccgcgccccatgagccaATGGAGGCGAGCGGCCCTGTCGCCGCACCCTCGgagacaagggagacgagcccccctACCTCAGAGCAGGGGACAGGCTTGAAGCGCTCCCAcccacatgagttggagcaggggtccaggggttcgtccccaaaatgTACCCGCCGCCCAAAAGCGACAGA ATTCTTGCGACGGGGCCACCCTCTGGGGCTggagcccaagaagagccttgcccttcaggcgGGACGGATGACGCTACCCGACGTCGCCCTTGTTTTGGGCAGGAGCGACGCTGACGTTGCGACCTCCTTGTCCGGTTCGGCAGTGCCCgcggtggcgcccatgccctcggTGGTTGTCGAGCAGGTGGCCACGACCATGCCAAGCTAG